Proteins co-encoded in one Papaver somniferum cultivar HN1 chromosome 5, ASM357369v1, whole genome shotgun sequence genomic window:
- the LOC113279347 gene encoding glycine-rich cell wall structural protein 1-like, which translates to MDPSTFGAEDKEDDVLESGRGGSVTGGRGRGGETGGRGRGGGNVGGRVGGVTGGRGGGVTGGLGGGETGDRVGETGDRGGGGGICVWGRGRGTPTAAPISSTPSPPSISEVCSSSGSPNVD; encoded by the exons ATGGATCCATCTACATTTGGAGCTGAAGATAAGGAGGATGACGTCTTAGAGTCAG GTCGGGGTGGTAGTGTCACTGgaggtcgtggtcgtggtggtgaaacTGGAGGTCGTGGTCGGGGTGGTGGAAATGTTGGCGGTCGTGTTGGTGGTGTAACTGGAGGTCGTGGTGGTGGTGTAACTGGAGGTCTTGGAGGCGGTGAAACTGGAGATCGTGTTGGTGAAACTGGAGatcgtggtggtggtggtggtatttgTGTTtggggaagaggaagaggaacacCAACAGCAGCACCCATATCTTCGACTCCTTCTCCTCCTTCAATTTCTGAAGTTTGTTCATCTTCTGGATCACCAAACGTGGATTGA